One Dysidea avara chromosome 7, odDysAvar1.4, whole genome shotgun sequence genomic region harbors:
- the LOC136260021 gene encoding F-actin-monooxygenase MICAL1-like: MNEGDGIDEMDRLESINHPEDLYDFFVQTKRMDTIVASFDRLKAAIGVEKDDYDVIFPALKKSLTSWKCASLWKLLDQRAGQKEYKSSDCSEMSILIIGGGPVGLRAAIECRMLGCKVVIVEKRTRITRNNVLHLWPFTIEDLKQLGAKKFYGKFCAGAIDHISIRSLQTILLKVSLILGVEIHMGVSYEDIREPQDSSEGWGITMEPSDHPVTKRTFDAVIGCEGTRYCLKGFDRKEFRGKLALAITANFINRNTEQEAAVEEISGVAFIFNQKFFKDLKAEMDIELENIVYYKDDTHYFVMTAKKDSLIRKGVILQDYPTSQELLMRDNINLNKLQQYAVDAAQFSTDLPNLEFAPGNRGQPDVALFDFTSLFQAEHSSRIIRRYGKTLLLMLAGDSLLEPFWPTGTGLARGFLGALDAAWMIREMAAKKPSLQLLSERESIYQLLSQTTPDKMCRNIKTYTIDPASRYHRLNLRTISPHQVSRLFDDSKTRRLSLKRSIDLSTEQQPAVVEPLKKPKPDSISEVLTENGQAVDDDDIITDDDVMVNATLSHGTITRALYGDEEGLIKDSGDLLSWLQHAVDSYNIKVTNFSDSWSNGLALAALIHRYHPELIDFKSLKKNDSVKNNKLCFSVAEKNLGISSLLNPREMKHPDKLALITYLSYFYDLFHDKDPADSYGNKPPKSPPAASLLATSPPTRSWNTKLTLQRPVNEPAMVMKRQVTPRAMSPRPPSLFGGANINASDKCYFCQKKVYLMERQSAEGVFFHRSCFRCHHCQMQLKIGNYSYSRGTGEEKGRFYCTPHFRQLFLSNPEAINYGRQREGQPTPAAAAATKTNTAAQKTVTPPPPAVTKQEDKLKQKEDQQKEEQKWQDLDKKPLEAKKFNNAGKGRGKVVDRIKNWESGHVVPVDTTPPRVHDDTRIQQTPPRDDKPQGGTTRRSIVSKAHPVEQDSSSDDDVVIGNVMITRVPLNDVKVCHHGSSDEYSEDDEVMPLASAPSTTRRVVHSTPRQDDKSIQSDEEEETGHRRSSQVITKPHPSLKRKHQSDFSLLSNSEPRARPQLQKRQSFGVPSRLGRGQKSIFRKMVSQEDEIQLTDIKLQEHRKHRSRLLRAQEVQREMSQLEQQYDELEQVGCQIEQKLRGAGPDDDVTSSQLMRQFLGLVNERNALIRKINELSLSIKELSLEDKQYEIDARLEEYCDIQEVDMTEQQKKLYEQLLTEKLEVVDERDQLVQQLEADRLREQEEDEMQCTMIETKFGGEEPFDARKTPSPPAPPMNTSRNVQQKKKKSKSNLK; the protein is encoded by the exons ATGAACGAAGGAGACGGCATAGATGAAATGGACAGATTGGAGTCCATTAATCACCCTGAAGACCTTTACGACTTCTTCGTGCAGACCAAGCGAATGGATACGATAGTGGCTTCATTTGACAGACTAAAGGCGGCCATTGGAGTTGAGAAGGACGACTATGATGTGATATTTCCCGCCCTTAAGAAGAGCCTAACAAGTTGGAAGTGTGCGTCACTATGGAAGTTACTAGATCAGCGAGCGGGCCAGAAAGAATACAAGAGCTCGGATTGTTCAGAGATGTCAATATTGATTATTGGTGGGGGCCCGGTTGGGCTTCGTGCGGCCATTGAATGTCGCATGTTGGGATGTAAAGTAGTTATTGTTGAGAAGAGGACTCGCATTACTAGAAACAACGTGCTCCATCTGTGGCCATTCACTATTGAAGACCTCAAACAACTTGGAGCAAAAAAGTTTTATGGGAAATTTTGTGCAGGAGCAATTGACCACATAA GTATAAGATCACTACAGACAATCCTACTGAAGGTCAGTTTAATCCTCGGCGTTGAGATCCACATGGGCGTGTCCTATGAGGATATACGAGAGCCACAAGACTCATCCGAAGGGTGGGGCATCACCATGGAGCCCAGTGATCACCCGGTAACTAAGAGAACATTTGATGCTGTCATCGGCTGTGAAGGGACCAGATATTGTCTCAAGGGATTTGACAGGAAAGAGTTTCGTGGTAAACTGGCGCTGGCTATCACAGCAAACTTCATAAACCGCAACACAGAACAGGAGGCTGCTGTTGAAGAGATCAGTGGAGTGGCATTCATCTTTAACCAGAAGTTCTTCAAGGACTTGAAGGCTGAAATGGACATAGAGTTAGAGAACATCGTATACTACAAAGATGATACTCATTATTTTGTCATGACAGCTAAGAAGGATAGTCTGATAAGGAAGGGTGTGATCTTACAG GACTATCCCACCTCACAAGAGCTATTGATGAGAGACAACATCAACCTTAACAAGCTACAACAGTATGCTGTTGACGCTGCTCAGTTCTCTACAGATCTGCCGAATCTCGAGTTTGCT CCTGGTAACCGGGGGCAACCAGATGTGGCATTGTTTGACTTCACTAGCTTGTTTCAGGCAGAACACTCATCTCGTATCATTCGTCGCTATGGCAAGACCTTGTTGTTGATGTTAGCTGGTGATAGTTTACTAGAG CCATTCTGGCCAACCGGCACTGGACTTGCTCGAGGTTTCCTTGGAGCTCTAGATGCTGCCTGGATGATAAGGGAGATGGCAGCTAAGAAGCCCTCTCTGCAACTTCTCAGTGAGAGAGAAAGCATCTATCAGTTGTTATCCCAGACCACACCTGATAAAATGTGTCGTAATATTAAGACATACACCATTGATCCTGCCTCACGATATCATCGACTGAATCTTCGTACCATCTCACCACATCAG GTTAGCAGACTGTTTGATGATAGTAAGACAAGACGATTATCATTAAAGAGAAGTATTG ATCTGTCCACTGAACAACAGCCGGCAGTAGTAGAG CCACTGAAGAAGCCTAAACCAGACTCGATATCTGAAGTGTTAACAGAGAATGGACAAGCAGTAGACGATGATGACATCATAACAGATGATGATGTAATGGTTAATGCTACTCTGTCACATGGCACCATCACACGTGCCTTATATGGAGATGAAGAAG GTTTGATCAAGGACTCTGGTGACCTGTTGTCATGGTTACAGCATGCTGTGGACAGTTACAATATTAAGGTCACTAATTTCTCAGACAGTTGGTCTAATGGATTGGCCCTAGCTGCACTGATCCACCGATACCATCCTGAGTTGATTGACTTCAAGTCTCTGAAAAAGAATGACTCTGTGAAGAATAATAAACTG TGTTTCTCAGTGGCAGAGAAAAACCTTGGTATCAGCAGCCTGCTGAACCCTCGCGAGATGAAGCACCCAGACAAGTTGGCGCTAATCACTTATCTCTcatatttctatgatctcttcCATGATAAAGATCCTGCCGATAGCTATGGCAACAAGCCACCCAAGTCACCACCAGCTGCTAGTCTCCTAGCAACCAGTCCACCAACAAGATCATGGAACACTAAACTAACCTTACAACGACCTGTGAATGAGCCTGCCATGGTGATGAAGCGTCAAGTCACCCCTAGGGCTATGTCACCACGGCCCCCTAGCTTGTTTGGTGGTGCTAACATAAATGCTAGTGACAAGTGCTACTTCTGTCAAAAGAAAGTGTACTTGATGGAACGACAATCAGCTGAGGGTGTGTTCTTCCACCGATCTTGTTTCAGATGTCACCACTGTCAGATGCAGTTAAAGATTGGCAACTATTCCTACTCCCGAGGGACTGGTGAAGAGAAGGGACGCTTTTACTGCACCCCTCACTTTAGACAATTATTTCTCTCAAACCCTGAGGCTATTAATTACGGCCGTCAACGGGAAGGACAGCCTACCCCAGCTGCTGCTGCAGCCACTAAAACTAATACTGCAGCTCAAAAGACTGtcacaccaccaccaccagcaGTGACAAAGCAAGAAGATAAACTGAAGCAGAAAGAAGATCAGCAGAAAGAGGAACAAAAATGGCAGGATCTGGATAAGAAACCACTTGAGGCTAAGAAATTTAATAATGCAGGAAAGGGGCGTGGTAAAGTGGTTGATCGTATCAAGAACTGGGAGAGTGGTCATGTGGTTCCTGTGGACACCACACCCCCTAGAGTCCATGACGACACAAGGATACAACAGACACCACCTCGAGACGACAAGCCCCAGGGAGGTACAACACGTCGTAGCATAGTATCCAAGGCTCACCCGGTAGAGCAAGACAGTAGTAGCGATGATGACGTTGTCATTGGTAACGTCATGATTACTAGGGTACCTCTAAATGATGTCAAGGTGTGTCACCACGGTAGCAGTGATGAGTATAGCGAGGATGATGAAGTGATGCCATTGGCTAGTGCTCCATCAACAACAAGACGGGTGGTACATTCAACACCTCGACAGGATGATAAATCCATCCAGTCAGATGAGGAGGAAGAGACTGGTCATCGTCGTTCAAGCCAGGTGATCACCAAGCCACACCCTTCGTTGAAGAGAAAGCACCAATCAGATTTCAGTCTGCTCAGTAACAGTGAACCCAGGGCACGCCCTCAACTACAGAAGCGACAATCATTTGGTGTACCCTCCAGATTGGGTAGAGGTCAGAAAAGCATCTTCCGTAAGATGGTGTCCCAAGAAGATGAGATTCAACTGACTGATATTAAACTACAAGAGCATCGTAAGCATCGATCACGACTGCTGAGg GCACAAGAGGTTCAACGAGAGATGAGTCAACTAGAACAACAATATGATGAGTTGGAACAAGTTGGTTGTCAGATAGAACAAAAGTTACGAGGAGCAGGACCTGATGATGATGTCACCAGTAGTCAACTAATGAGACAATTCCTCGGACTTGTCAATGAGAGGAATGCTCTGATCCGTAAGATCAATGAACTATCACTGAG